A single window of Nicotiana sylvestris chromosome 3, ASM39365v2, whole genome shotgun sequence DNA harbors:
- the LOC138887423 gene encoding uncharacterized protein, which yields MARRYILASMANVLQHQHLSMGSAYDMLESLKEMFGEQNRAAKQPAMKSFLNTKMVEGSSVRDHVLKMVSLLNEPKVLGAVIDKESQVEMVLQTLPDSFQQFCLNYNMNKMDLSNFNNFA from the coding sequence ATGGCACGACGTTACATTCTTGCCTCTATGGCAAATGTTTTGCAACATCAGCATCTGTCTATGGGGTCTGCTTATGACATGCTTGAAAGTCTCAAAGAGATGTTCGGTGAGCAAAATCGTGCAGCTAAGCAGCCAGCCATGAAATCCTTTTTGAACACCAAGATGGTTGAGGGATCATCGGTCAGGGACCATGTTCTGAAGATGGTGAGTCTTCTGAATGAACCGAAGGTCCTTGGAGCTGTTATTGATAAGGAATCACAAGTTGAGATGGTCCTACAGACTTTGCCTGATAGTTTTCAACAATTTTGCTTGAACTATAATATGAACAAAATGGATTTGTCAAACTTCAACAATTTTGCTTGA